Proteins from a genomic interval of Trifolium pratense cultivar HEN17-A07 linkage group LG6, ARS_RC_1.1, whole genome shotgun sequence:
- the LOC123893284 gene encoding UPF0051 protein ABCI8, chloroplastic produces the protein MASLLNGSLSSLHPQPTRESSFSKKSLIHLNHFPISINPKHKSLTTKTVKVRSDVSYEQRNSSSSLSTSTTSTDDKIREILRNRDYDKKFGFNIDIDSITIPKGLSKETIRLISTLKSEPDWMLNFRLSAFEKFLKMKEPNWSDNTYPTIDFQDICYYSAPKKKKTLDSLDEADPEILRYFDKLGIPLNEQNRLANVAVDAVLDSVSIATTHRKTLEKSGVIFCSISEAIKEYPDLVRKYLGRVVPSDDNYYAALNAAVFSDGSFVYIPKDTKCPMQISTYFRINALETGQFERTLIVADDRSSVEYLEGCTAPSYDKNQLHAAVVELYCGEDAEIKYSTVQNWYAGDENGKGGIYNFVTKRGVCAGKRSKISWTQVETGSAITWKYPSVVLEGDDTVGEFYSVALTNNYQQADTGTKMIHKGKNTKSRIISKGISAGHSRNCYRGLVQVQSKAENAKNSSQCDSMLIGDGAAANTYPYIQVKNPTARIEHEASTSKIGEDQLFYFQQRGIDYEKAMAAMISGFCRDVFNELPDEFGSEVNQLMSLKLEGSVG, from the exons ATGGCTTCTCTTCTCAACGGCAGCCTCTCATCCTTACACCCTCAACCAACTCGCGAATCCAGCTTCtcaaaaaaatcacttattcaCCTAAATCACTTCCCAATCTCAATAAACCCCAAACACAAATCACTTACAACAAAAACCGTTAAAGTCCGTTCCGACGTTAGTTACGAGCAACGAAATTCATCATCATCtctttcaacttcaacaacttCAACCGATGATAAGATCCGTGAAATTCTTCGTAACCGTGATTACGACAAGAAATTCGGTTTCAACATTGATATCGATTCGATAACAATTCCAAAAGGTTTATCAAAAGAAACAATCAGATTAATTTCAACTTTGAAATCAGAACCTGATTGGATGCTTAATTTTAGATTAAGCGCTTTTGAGAAATTCTTGAAAATGAAAGAACCTAATTGGTCAGATAATACTTATCCAACTATTGATTTTCAAGATATTTGTTATTATTCAGCTcctaagaagaaaaaaacacttGATAGTTTAGATGAAGCTGATCCTGAAATTCTTAGATATTTCGATAAGTTAGGTATACCGTTAAACGAACAGAATCGGTTAGCGAATGTTGCGGTGGATGCTGTTCTTGATAGTGTTTCAATTGCAACTACTCATAGGAAAACACTTGAGAAATCTGGTGttattttttgttcaatttCTGAGGCTATTAAAGAGTATCCTGATTTAGTTAGAAAATATTTAGGTAGAGTTGTTCCTAGTGATGATAATTATTATGCCGCGTTGAACGCGGCTGTTTTTAGTGACGGATCGTTTGTTTATATTCCGAAGGATACTAAGTGTCCAATGCAGATTTCGACTTATTTTAGAATTAATGCGTTAGAGACGGGGCAATTTGAGAGGACGTTGATTGTGGCGGATGATAGGAGTTCGGTGGAGTATTTGGAAGGATGTACCGCGCCTTCTTATGATAAGAATCAGCTTCATGCTGCTGTGGTTGAATTGTATTGTGGGGAAGATGCGGAGATTAAGTATTCGACCGTGCAGAATTGGTATGCGGGTGATGAGAATGGGAAAGGCGGGATATATAATTTTGTGACTAAGAGAGGGGTGTGTGCTGGTAAGAGGTCGAAGATATCGTGGACCCAGGTGGAGACTGGGTCCGCGATAACTTGGAAATATCCGAGTGTTGTTTTGGAGGGGGATGATACTGTTGGTGAGTTTTATTCTGTTGCTTTGACTAATAATTATCAACAGGCTGATACAGGGACTAAGATGATTCATAAAGGTAAGAATACAAAGAGTAGGATTATATCTAAGGGTATTTCTGCTGGACATTCGAGGAATTGTTATAGAGGGCTTGTTCAGGTTCAGTCTAAGGCGGAGAATGCGAAAAATTCTTCTCAGTGTGATTCCATGCTTATTGGTGATGGTGCAGCTGCTAATACCTATCCTTACATCcag GTGAAGAACCCAACAGCAAGAATTGAGCATGAGGCTAGTACCTCCAAAATTGGTGAAGATCAATTGTTTTACTTTCAACAAAGGGGAATAGACTATGAAAAAGCAATGGCTGCTATGATCTCTGGATTTTGCCGTGATGTCTTCAATGAGCTTCCCGATGAATTTGGTTCTGAGGTGAACCAACTCATGAGCTTGAAGCTTGAGGGGTCAGTGGGTTAA
- the LOC123893052 gene encoding protein CREG1: protein MKVFHVIPLILLFLWGSQDSSSVVQSRLLSISTKPDPKDAAATARWLISFNFWGVLNTISTDLGGAPFGNVVSYSDGLPNQGTGIPYFYLTTLDPTARNALKDERASFTVSEYPLGTCGKVDPENPTCSKISLTGKLKLVDEKSKEAEFARNALFSKHSEMMDWPSDHDFQVFKLEIENIFLIDWFGGPKPLTVEEYLHPKTNNHGFIL from the exons ATGAAAGTCTTCCATGTTATCCCATTGATCTTGTTGTTCTTGTGGGGTTCCCAAGATTCTTCTTCTGTAGTACAATCTCGATTGCTTTCGATTTCAACAAAACCCGACCCAAAAGATGCTGCTGCAACTGCTCGTTGGTTAATCTCTTTCAATTTCTGGGGTGTCTTGAA TACTATCTCGACTGATTTGGGCGGAGCACCATTTGG CAATGTGGTATCATATAGCGATGGATTACCGAACCAAGGAACTGGCATTCCATACTTCTACTTAACTACTCTAGACCCAACAGCAAGAAATGCTTTAAAAGATGAAAGAGCTTCATTCACAGTCAGTGAGTACCCTCTTGGGACTTGTGGCAAGGTTGACCCAGAGAATCCTACTTGTTCAAAAATTTCTCTTACAGGAAAG CTGAAATTGGTTGATGAAAAGTCCAAGGAAGCCGAATTTGCCAGAAATGCCTTGTTTTCCAAGCATTCGGAGATGATGG ACTGGCCGAGTGATCACGACTTTCAAGTTTTCAAATTGGAAAtcgaaaatatatttttaattgattGGTTTGGTGGTCCAAAACCTCTCACGGTGGAAGAGTATTTACATCCTAAAAC GAACAATCATGGATTCATTCTCTGA
- the LOC123889101 gene encoding uncharacterized protein At5g03900, chloroplastic, giving the protein MATISTCLTITPTSRLLTFTSSSSSSSSSTFHKPLTKPFLPFPYNNRRIINKRNWAFVAPRAAVDLGRDIRPGGAVESDKLPTDVRKRTMDAVDGFGGRVTIGDVASRAGLKLNQAQKALQAIAADTDGFLEVSEEGDILYVFPKDYRSKLGAKSFRIKAEPFIEKAKNAGEYVIRVTFGTTLIASIVIVFTAIIALLSSSKSDDERGSRRSSSNNSGFNSSGFNFFFRPSDLFWYWDPYYYRQRRRVQDDNKFNFIESVFSFVFGDGDPNQGIEEERWKLIGQYISSNGGVVAAEELAPYLDIESTEKIKDDESYMLPVLLRFDGQPVVDEEGNILYRFPSLQKTASQKSKRKEYVGKRWADWVGGVEKFFEEKRWEFSKTASTERALVVGLGGLNLFGVIVLGTLLKDVPVTVRTDGFIKFVTDIFPLLQIYAGSFFAIPLVRWFLIRKRNSDIEKRNKARQQCAKVLELPDISLTQKLFSARDMAQKTVIGQDQIVYSTDKDFVEQDYEVDDWDKKFRELERSD; this is encoded by the exons ATGGCGACAATCTCAACATGCTTAACAATCACACCCACATCTCGATTACTCACCttcacttcttcttcttcttcttcttcttcttcaacctttCACAAACCCTTAACCAAACCCTTTCTCCCTTTCCCGTATAATAACCGTAGAATAATCAATAAAAGGAATTGGGCTTTTGTGGCACCGCGTGCTGCCGTTGATTTGGGAAGAGATATTAGACCGGGAGGTGCTGTGGAAAGTGATAAGTTGCCTACTGATGTCAGGAAACGGACTATGGATGCTGTTGATGGTTTTGGTGGTAGGGTGACTATTGGTGATGTTGCTAGTAGGGCTGGTCTTAAATTGAATCAAGCTCAGAAAGCTCTTCAAGCTATTGCTGCTGATACTGATGGTTTCTTAGAG GTTTCTGAGGAAGGTGACATTTTATATGTGTTTCCCAAAGATTATCGGTCAAAGCTTGGTGCCAAGTCATTTAGGATTAAAGCTGAACCTTTTATTGAAAAGGCTAAG AACGCTGGAGAATACGTGATTAGGGTGACTTTTGGGACAACACTTATTGCATCCATTGTTATTGTTTTCACTGCAATCATTGCTCTTCTAAGTAGCAGCAAAAG TGATGATGAGCGCGGGAGTCGTAGAAGCAGTTCAAATAATTCAGGGTTCAATAGTTCAGGGTTCAATTTCTTCTTTAGGCCATCAGATTTATTTTG GTACTGGGATCCATATTACTATAGGCAGCGACGAAGGGTACAAGATGATAACAAGTTTAACTTCATTGAATCA GTCTTCTCCTTTGTGTTTGGAGATGGTGATCCCAATCAAGGAATTGAAGAAGAGAGATGGAAGTTG ATTGGGCAATACATATCATCTAATGGTGGTGTTGTTGCTGCTGAAGAACTGGCTCCATATCTTGATATAGAATCTACGGAGAAAATTAAG GATGACGAATCATACATGCTACCCGTTCTTTTACGATTTGATGGTCAACCTGTAGTTGATGAAGAG GGAAATATTCTATATAGGTTTCCATCTCTTCAGAAGACAGCTTCGCAAAAGAGCAAGAGAAAAGAATATGTTGGGAAAAGATGGGCTGATTGGGTTGGTGGAGTTGAGAAATTTTTTGAGGAGAAAAGATGGGAATTCAG TAAAACTGCCTCAACAGAGAGAGCGTTGGTCGTTGGTCTGGGTGGCCTTAATCTCTTTGGAGTTATTGTTCTCGGAACCCTGTTGAA AGATGTGCCGGTTACGGTTAGAACTGATGGGTTCATTAAATTTGTAACTGACATATTTCCTCTTCTTCAG ATTTATGCTGGTTCCTTCTTTGCCATTCCTTTGGTTCGGTGGTTTTTAATTCGGAAAAGGAATTCTGACattgaaaagagaaacaaaGCTAGGCAGCAGTGTGCAAAAGTACTTGAATTACCTGACATTTCATTGACGCAAAAG CTTTTCAGCGCTCGGGACATGGCCCAAAAGACAGTTATAGGACAGGATCAAATTGTGTATAGTACTGACAAGGACTTTGTTGAGCAAGATTATGAAGTTGACGATTGGGATAAAAAATTTCGGGAGCTAGAGAGATCTGACTGA
- the LOC123888720 gene encoding probable FBD-associated F-box protein At1g32375, with translation MSSQRSIPTLDRISTLPDSVICHILSFLPTKQSVTTTIISKRWNPLWLSVLTLDFDDQKFSDFATFRHLIYSVMLARHTTLPIQSLRLKCGISSGCNPYDINRIVRAALQRGIVNLILDFSYTDFDFQIGLSTTISSVFNCRNLVVLKLTCLTFTVVPQFNFPLLKTLHLDSVSFLGDQNEEFYKFVELCPILEELQTTNMQFWVSNDCDNGKYNKCFSNLVRAKICNLTWSWNVPFAWICNAKFLHIELSKEQKVHTFHNLTHFELIFKSVWQRKWNWLVELLEHCPKLQNLTLNQLYGHGIDKDNWKEPKNVPGCIFSQLRKCSFIAYEGSECEFRFAEYILKSAKVLRTMTINASLVDINLKHQMLRDLSLCPRGSATCKLSFD, from the exons ATGTCCTCACAACGTTCAATTCCAACTCTTGACAGAATCAGCACCTTACCAGACTCCGTCATCTGCCACATTCTCTCATTTCTCCCTACCAAACAATCCGTAACAACAACCATTATCTCCAAAAGATGGAATCCATTATGGCTCTCAGTTCTCACTCTCGATTTCGACGATCAAAAATTTTCAGACTTCGCCACTTTTCGACATTTAATATACTCAGTCATGCTCGCTCGTCACACCACATTGCCTATCCAATCATTGCGTCTCAAATGTGGCATCTCTTCGGGATGCAATCCCTATGATATCAATCGAATTGTTCGTGCTGCTTTACAACGAGGAATTGTGAATCTTATCTTGGATTTTTCCTATActgattttgattttcaaattgGATTGAGTACTACAATTTCAAGTGTTTTCAATTGTAGGAACCTTGTTGTTCTTAAATTGACCTGTTTAACATTTACTGTTGTTCCTCAATTCAATTTTCCGCTACTCAAAACTCTTCATTTGGATAGTGTTTCCTTTTTGGGAGATCAAAATGAAGAATTTTATAAGTTTGTTGAGTTGTGTCCCATTCTAGAGGAATTGCAAACAACTAATATGCAATTTTGGGTATCGAATGACTGTGATAATGGAAAGTATAACAAATGCTTTTCCAATTTGGTTAGAGCTAAAATTTGTAATCTTACTTGGAGTTGGAATGTTCCATTTGCTTGGATTTGTAATGCAAAGTTTCTACATATAGAACTG AGCAAGGAGCAAAAAGTCCACACTTTTCATAATTTAACTCACTTTGAGCTTATCTTTAAGTCAGTTTGGCAGAGGAAATGGAACTGGCTGGTAGAACTGCTTGAACATTGTCCCAAGCTGCAAAATCTTACTCTTAATCAG CTTTATGGACATGGAATTGATAAGGACAATTGGAAGGAACCAAAAAATGTTCCCGGATGCATTTTCTCTCAACTTAGGAAATGTTCATTTATAGCTTATGAAGGCTCGGAGTGCGAGTTTCGATTTGCAGAGTATATTTTGAAGAGTGCAAAAGTATTGCGCACCATGACAATCAATGCCTCCCTGGTGGATATAAATCTAAAGCACCAAATGTTAAGGGATTTATCTTTGTGTCCCAGGGGCTCTGCTACATGTAAACTTTCATTCGATTGA
- the LOC123888717 gene encoding UDP-glycosyltransferase 13-like — protein sequence MDTIILYPVMGRGHLVPMVELGKFITTHHHDTLSVKIFLPSSSNTTNSQYITTLIAATPSITFHQLSRSQNLTTSLQSFISQSSKPKAFILDFFNHSAVAITTVLNIPTFYYFPNAASTVALFLYTPTIYHNTSNKKTSIYNDALRNIPGLPPLSPEDMPEPMVDRRSQSYKSFMNMSIQMRKTDGLIVNSFEMLETKAFMALKNGACVMEEQKPRVFCVGPLVETVKENNDVVDDDDHDGCFSWLNLQPSQSVVLLSFGSYGRFSKSQIIEIAIGLEKSEKRFLWVVRNPIGYERKELSFEELLPKGFLERTKEKGKVLRDWAPQVKILSHDSVGGFVTHCGWNSVLEAINCGVSMIAWPLYAEQRLNRVVMVEEMKVALALKQNEDGFVKASELEKRVREIMDTDRGRGKKVKERVLGAKNDAISALSDGGSSRFDLNKLVELWRQ from the exons atggacACCATAATTCTATATCCAGTCATGGGAAGAGGACACTTAGTCCCAATGGTAGAATTAGGAAAATTCATAACAACTCACCACCATGACACTCTCTCCGTTAAAATCTTCCTCCCCTCGTCTTCGAATACTACCAACAGCCAATACATCACCACCCTGATCGCCGCCACACCTTCCATCACATTCCACCAACTCTCTCGCTCTCAAAACTTAACCACCAGCCTTCAATCCTTCATTTCTCAATCCTCCAAACCCAAAGCATTCATCTTAGATTTTTTCAACCACTCTGCTGTTGCGATAACCACCGTGCTAAACATCCCAACCTTCTATTACTTTCCCAACGCGGCTAGCACTGTTGCGCTCTTCCTCTACACCCCAACAATATACCACAACACCAGCAACAAAAAAACCTCCATCTACAATGATGCGCTTCGTAATATCCCTGGCTTGCCACCTCTCTCACCGGAGGATATGCCGGAACCAATGGTTGACCGTAGAAGCCAAAGTTACAAGTCGTTCATGAACATGTCAATTCAAATGAGAAAAACCGATGGGTTAATTGTTAACTCGTTTGagatgcttgaaaccaaagCTTTCATGGCATTGAAGAATGGAGCTTGTGTAATGGAAGAACAAAAACCGCGTGTTTTTTGTGTTGGGCCGTTAGTGGAAACAGTTAAGGAAAACAatgatgttgttgatgatgatgatcatgatGGGTGTTTTAGTTGGCTCAACTTACAACCAAGTCAAAGTGTTGTCCTTTTGAGCTTTGGAAGCTATGGAAGATTCTCAAAGAGTCAAATAATAGAGATAGCTATAGGGTTGGAGAAGAGTGAGAAAAGGTTTTTGTGGGTAGTGAGGAACCCAATTGGGTATGAAAGGAAAGAACTTAGTTTTGAGGAGTTATTACCAAAAGGATTTTTGGAGAGAACAAAGGAAAAGGGAAAAGTGTTGAGAGATTGGGCTCCACAAGTGAAGATATTGAGTCATGATTCGGTGGGCGGGTTTGTGACACATTGCGGTTGGAATTCAGTGTTGGAAGCAATTAATTGTGGAGTATCAATGATAGCGTGGCCTC tTTACGCGGAGCAAAGGTTGAATAGGGTTGTAATGGTGGAAGAAATGAAGGTGGCTTTGGCATTGAAACAGAATGAAGATGGATTTGTTAAGGCAAGTGAGTTGGAGAAGCGAGTTAGAGAGATTATGGACACGGATAGAGGGAGAGGAAAAAAGGTTAAAGAGAGAGTTTTGGGTGCTAAAAATGATGCAATTTCAGCACTTAGTGATGGTGGGTCTTCGAGGTTTGATTTGAACAAGTTGGTTGAGTTGTGGAGGCAATGA